The following proteins come from a genomic window of Natronosalvus vescus:
- a CDS encoding bacterio-opsin activator domain-containing protein: MSGGNAESVALTPRQYEGILNAADTYREALVVRLCGEVGLRPVELARLRPGDVRQLRDDPPRYGLAVRDGSQANRGKSGADVDDNDGDSTDDLGSETTARIDRIAFLPTHVERDLRRYATSNGIDEGDRLVPVTARRLQMLVAEVTTRAGEVIDDPMVASTSSSDLRRYFAHRALVAHDVNPRAVKAAGGWHSFEALEPYLPEPSPDELVEAFEPLERPVGGTAAHRHRHVEAPQPRLEATDGDNVEAGSAVERRHPDPETQQAVTAALLEASTHEAIEEAVCAALLEGRAYEFAWFDRTAVAGNRRTWRVADDRRSALVEQVTTALEAVDRVQSTDSVQTVDVAYPANLDGDIDADIGDADGDGDGGDTVTIHENVVESDVFEGPVATVPIRYGDTVYGTLGLGAHRSDAFDDRERAWLETVGRQIGHAIAAVRRRNLLLSDAVVELEFVCRDEGSFFVDAAGRLDCRFELDSLIPVEEHTQLYYVTVTGAGPAAVFDLVETDPGIDDCRVIETYEGGSRLEFVVEGSSPTLTLMEYGVTVLESVTDGGATTITAECASDTDIRTVVDGLRSSFPGSELVGKRTVERSVQTAREFQHDLHNRLTDRQEAALRAAYSGGYYDWPRESTAEEIADAMGISSPTLHNHLRKGQHELLRTFFDASTVDGDARDR, translated from the coding sequence ATGTCCGGTGGCAACGCTGAATCGGTGGCCCTGACCCCGAGACAGTACGAGGGAATCCTCAACGCCGCCGACACCTATCGCGAGGCCCTCGTCGTTCGTCTCTGTGGCGAGGTGGGGCTCCGACCCGTGGAACTCGCTCGCTTGCGCCCCGGCGACGTCCGCCAGCTTCGAGACGATCCGCCGCGGTACGGACTCGCCGTCAGGGACGGCTCACAGGCTAACCGCGGGAAGAGCGGCGCTGACGTCGACGACAACGACGGCGACAGCACCGACGACCTGGGTTCCGAGACGACCGCTCGAATCGACCGAATCGCCTTCCTCCCGACCCACGTCGAACGCGACCTCCGGCGGTACGCAACCAGCAACGGCATCGACGAGGGCGATCGGCTCGTTCCCGTGACGGCCCGTCGTTTGCAGATGCTCGTAGCCGAGGTCACGACCCGGGCCGGCGAGGTGATCGACGATCCGATGGTCGCGTCGACCTCCTCGAGCGACCTCCGTCGGTACTTCGCCCACCGTGCGCTCGTCGCCCACGACGTGAATCCGCGGGCGGTGAAAGCCGCCGGCGGCTGGCACAGCTTCGAGGCGCTCGAGCCCTACCTGCCGGAACCGTCGCCGGACGAACTGGTCGAGGCGTTCGAACCGCTCGAGCGGCCAGTTGGGGGAACGGCCGCCCATCGACACCGTCACGTGGAAGCGCCACAGCCACGGCTCGAGGCGACTGACGGAGATAACGTGGAGGCAGGATCCGCCGTCGAACGTCGTCACCCCGACCCCGAAACACAGCAGGCGGTCACGGCGGCGCTGCTCGAGGCGTCGACCCACGAGGCGATCGAGGAAGCGGTCTGTGCGGCGCTCCTCGAGGGACGCGCCTACGAGTTCGCCTGGTTCGATCGAACGGCCGTCGCCGGGAACCGACGTACGTGGCGGGTCGCAGACGACCGACGATCTGCGCTGGTCGAGCAGGTGACGACGGCGCTCGAGGCGGTTGATAGGGTTCAATCTACCGACTCGGTGCAAACGGTGGATGTAGCGTACCCGGCGAATTTGGATGGTGACATCGATGCCGACATCGGCGACGCCGACGGCGACGGTGATGGCGGTGATACTGTCACCATTCACGAGAACGTCGTCGAGAGCGACGTCTTCGAGGGTCCCGTCGCGACGGTTCCGATTCGTTACGGGGACACCGTCTACGGCACGCTCGGCCTCGGCGCACATCGATCGGACGCGTTCGACGACCGGGAGCGAGCGTGGCTCGAGACCGTCGGTCGGCAGATCGGCCACGCCATCGCGGCCGTCCGGCGGCGCAACCTCTTGCTCTCCGATGCCGTCGTCGAACTCGAGTTCGTCTGTCGCGACGAGGGCTCGTTTTTCGTCGACGCCGCCGGCCGACTCGACTGCCGGTTCGAACTCGATTCGCTCATCCCCGTCGAGGAGCACACGCAACTGTACTACGTCACCGTGACCGGCGCTGGACCGGCGGCGGTGTTCGACCTCGTCGAGACCGATCCCGGCATCGACGACTGTCGCGTTATCGAGACCTACGAGGGCGGTAGCCGGCTCGAGTTCGTCGTCGAGGGCTCATCGCCGACGCTGACGCTGATGGAGTACGGCGTGACGGTTCTCGAGTCGGTCACCGATGGGGGTGCGACGACGATCACCGCCGAGTGTGCGAGCGATACCGATATCCGAACGGTCGTCGACGGCTTGCGCTCGTCGTTTCCGGGGTCGGAACTCGTCGGCAAACGCACCGTCGAACGATCAGTACAGACGGCCCGTGAGTTCCAGCACGACCTGCACAACCGCCTCACTGACCGCCAGGAAGCGGCGCTCCGGGCGGCGTACTCTGGTGGGTACTACGACTGGCCCCGGGAGAGTACGGCCGAGGAAATCGCCGACGCGATGGGCATCTCCTCGCCGACGCTTCACAACCACCTTAGAAAGGGTCAACACGAACTCCTGCGGACGTTTTTCGATGCCTCGACCGTTGATGGCGATGCGAGGGACAGATAG
- the acs gene encoding acetate--CoA ligase, translating to MAQEEPELEARLAAGETYEPPASFVEQANVNDPGIYDDFEENWPDCWEQAADLVSWFDEYDTVLEDDDAPFYRWFTGGTLNASYNCLDRHVEDGAKNRAAIKWEGELGETRTYTYGDLLNEVEAFAAALLDLGVEEDDVVTLYMPMIPELPIAMLACARIGAPHSVVFAGFSADALATRMNAAESEYLVTCDGYYRRGDALDHLTKANEGLEGVDHAVDTVVVDRLGETRSHSLTDHQHDYDALVSDNAGATVEPVERDAEDMLFLMYTSGTTGQPKGVKHTTGGYLSYAAWTSHAVLDVKPEDTYWCAADIGWITGHSYIVYGPLTLGTTTMMYEGTPDYPDKDRLWELIEKNTVDIFYTAPTAIRAFMKWGTDYPDAHDLSSLRLLGTVGEPINPRAWTWYYEHIGNESCPVVDTWWQTETGGMMITTLPGIGEMKPGSAGPPLPGIDAKIVDAAGEEVGAGNAGYLTVQKPWPGMLRTLYNNDDRFLNEYWQEYSDEDADEWVYFPEDGAKIDEAGSITVLGRVDDVINVSGHRLGTMEIESAIVGVEGVAEAAVVGGDHEVKGQAVYAYVIPEDGYEGGTDLENAIVEGVEDSIGPIARPEEVLFTPELPKTRSGKIMRRLLEDIASGNELGNTSTLRNPDIVDEIAAQVDGN from the coding sequence ATGGCACAGGAAGAACCCGAACTCGAGGCGCGGCTAGCTGCGGGCGAAACGTACGAACCGCCGGCATCGTTCGTTGAGCAGGCGAACGTGAACGATCCCGGCATTTACGACGATTTCGAGGAGAACTGGCCCGACTGCTGGGAGCAGGCGGCCGATCTCGTCAGCTGGTTCGACGAGTACGACACGGTGCTCGAGGACGACGATGCGCCGTTTTACCGCTGGTTCACCGGTGGGACGCTCAACGCCTCCTATAATTGTCTCGACCGCCACGTCGAAGACGGCGCGAAAAATCGTGCGGCGATCAAGTGGGAGGGCGAACTCGGCGAGACGCGCACTTACACCTACGGCGACCTGCTGAACGAGGTGGAGGCGTTCGCCGCCGCCCTTCTGGATCTCGGCGTCGAGGAAGACGACGTCGTCACGCTGTACATGCCGATGATTCCCGAGTTGCCGATCGCGATGCTCGCGTGTGCGCGCATCGGGGCGCCCCACTCGGTCGTCTTCGCCGGCTTCTCCGCGGACGCGCTCGCGACCCGGATGAACGCGGCCGAGAGCGAGTACCTTGTCACCTGCGACGGTTACTACCGCCGGGGTGACGCCCTCGATCACCTCACGAAAGCCAACGAGGGCCTCGAGGGCGTCGACCACGCCGTCGACACCGTGGTCGTCGACCGCCTGGGCGAGACACGTTCCCACTCGCTGACCGATCACCAGCACGACTACGATGCACTCGTCAGCGATAACGCGGGAGCCACCGTCGAGCCGGTCGAGCGAGACGCCGAGGACATGCTGTTCCTGATGTACACCTCGGGAACGACGGGCCAGCCCAAAGGGGTCAAACACACCACGGGTGGCTACCTCTCGTATGCGGCGTGGACGTCTCACGCCGTCCTGGACGTGAAACCCGAGGACACCTACTGGTGTGCGGCCGACATCGGCTGGATCACCGGCCACTCCTACATCGTCTACGGGCCGCTCACGCTGGGCACGACGACGATGATGTACGAGGGAACTCCCGACTATCCCGACAAAGACCGACTGTGGGAACTTATCGAGAAGAACACGGTCGACATCTTCTACACCGCGCCGACGGCGATTCGCGCGTTCATGAAGTGGGGCACCGACTACCCTGACGCCCACGACCTCTCGAGTCTCCGCCTGCTCGGAACCGTGGGCGAACCGATCAACCCCAGAGCGTGGACGTGGTACTACGAACACATCGGCAACGAGTCCTGCCCGGTCGTCGACACCTGGTGGCAGACAGAGACCGGCGGGATGATGATCACCACCCTGCCAGGGATCGGCGAGATGAAACCCGGATCGGCCGGCCCGCCCCTTCCGGGTATCGACGCGAAAATCGTCGACGCCGCTGGCGAGGAAGTCGGTGCGGGGAACGCTGGCTACCTCACGGTACAGAAGCCCTGGCCAGGCATGCTCCGGACGCTCTACAACAACGACGACCGCTTCCTGAACGAGTACTGGCAGGAGTACTCCGACGAGGACGCCGACGAGTGGGTCTACTTCCCCGAGGACGGCGCGAAGATCGACGAGGCCGGCTCCATCACCGTGCTCGGGCGGGTCGACGACGTGATCAACGTCTCGGGCCACCGACTGGGAACGATGGAGATCGAGTCCGCCATCGTCGGTGTCGAGGGCGTCGCCGAGGCCGCCGTCGTCGGCGGTGACCACGAGGTGAAAGGCCAGGCCGTCTACGCCTACGTCATCCCCGAGGACGGCTACGAGGGTGGCACAGACCTCGAGAATGCCATCGTCGAGGGCGTCGAGGACAGTATCGGCCCGATCGCCCGCCCCGAGGAGGTGCTGTTCACACCCGAACTGCCGAAGACGCGCTCGGGCAAGATCATGCGTCGCTTGCTCGAGGACATCGCGAGCGGCAACGAACTCGGCAACACGTCGACCCTTCGGAACCCCGATATCGTCGACGAGATTGCCGCACAGGTCGACGGTAACTGA
- a CDS encoding DUF4212 domain-containing protein, translated as MTENDTHDSTAADDPPAVEPDGGVRTDEYLDKEINIFRPATPFMRDHLKVIWGAFIAWILVVFGPVTGALLAPDLFADTTVLGGFPLHFVLTAIFTPLGALLLSVAYAIQRDRLDAKYDISHDVDSPDADAVAADGGDH; from the coding sequence ATGACAGAGAACGACACTCATGATTCGACTGCTGCCGACGACCCGCCGGCCGTCGAACCCGACGGCGGTGTCAGAACGGACGAGTATCTCGACAAGGAAATCAACATCTTCCGCCCGGCGACCCCGTTTATGCGCGATCACCTGAAAGTGATCTGGGGCGCCTTCATCGCCTGGATTCTCGTCGTCTTCGGTCCCGTCACCGGCGCACTGCTGGCACCCGACCTGTTCGCCGACACGACCGTCCTCGGCGGGTTCCCGCTGCACTTCGTGCTGACGGCGATTTTCACCCCGCTCGGAGCGCTGTTGCTCTCGGTTGCCTACGCAATACAGCGCGACCGACTCGACGCGAAATACGACATCTCCCATGACGTCGATTCTCCCGATGCGGACGCCGTCGCCGCCGACGGAGGTGACCACTGA
- a CDS encoding solute symporter family protein has translation MATLLESWTLEVPVSVLEPSALDSALEVVALETALDVGEFKLIPALTVAAMLALFLGVGYFFRVAAVDELWVAGRSIGSIENGMAIGANWMSAASYLGVAALVATAGYFGLAYVVGWTTGYFILLIFMAAQFRRFGKYTAPDFVGDRFYSDWARGIAAFTTLAIAFTYAIGQASGMGLMAQYIFGISYEAGVILLMGVTIGYVALSGMLGTTKNMAIQYVILIVAFTVGLYATGWSQGWSTVLPYLEFGSEVAEAASIEEQFVEPFANAGYYAWIALAFSLIVGTCGLPHVLVRFYTVDNERTARWSTVWGLFFICLLYWGTATYAAWGGLLYDREVTDGGGFAGEGGMSGAEADALVVLTTQLADLPTWLVGLVAAGAVAAALATTAGLFISASSAAAHDIYTNLYKEDATQREQMIVGRATILGIGVLVTLIGLNPPALIGELVAMSFAIAGTVFFPVFFLGLWWENTTREGALAGMVTGITISFGAILNDTAIPMYTGYEEAVIPALATWLPGTSSALVGVPVVFAAIIVVSIVTENPPRQVKRLVRQCHSPEPMHRMESAEDAASGGTPADD, from the coding sequence ATGGCAACCCTGCTGGAGTCGTGGACGCTCGAGGTGCCTGTATCGGTTCTCGAACCGTCGGCACTCGACAGTGCGCTCGAGGTCGTTGCGCTCGAGACCGCCCTCGACGTCGGCGAGTTCAAGCTGATCCCGGCACTGACCGTGGCGGCGATGCTGGCGCTGTTCCTCGGCGTCGGCTACTTCTTCCGGGTCGCCGCCGTCGACGAGCTGTGGGTCGCTGGCCGTTCGATCGGGAGCATCGAGAACGGAATGGCCATCGGCGCCAACTGGATGTCGGCGGCGTCGTATCTCGGTGTCGCGGCTCTGGTCGCCACCGCCGGCTACTTCGGACTGGCGTACGTCGTCGGCTGGACGACTGGCTACTTCATTTTGCTCATCTTCATGGCGGCCCAGTTCCGCCGCTTCGGGAAGTACACCGCACCCGACTTCGTCGGCGACCGGTTCTACTCCGACTGGGCACGCGGCATCGCCGCGTTCACCACCCTCGCCATCGCGTTCACGTACGCGATCGGTCAGGCGAGCGGCATGGGGCTGATGGCCCAGTACATTTTCGGCATCTCCTACGAAGCCGGGGTCATCCTGCTGATGGGCGTTACCATCGGCTACGTCGCCCTCTCGGGGATGCTCGGGACGACGAAAAACATGGCCATCCAGTACGTCATCCTCATCGTCGCGTTCACCGTCGGCCTGTACGCGACGGGGTGGAGTCAGGGCTGGTCGACCGTCCTTCCGTACCTCGAGTTCGGCTCCGAGGTGGCCGAGGCCGCGAGTATCGAGGAACAGTTCGTCGAACCGTTCGCGAACGCGGGCTACTACGCCTGGATCGCGCTGGCGTTCAGTTTGATCGTCGGTACCTGCGGTCTCCCCCACGTCCTCGTTCGGTTCTACACGGTGGACAACGAGCGGACGGCCCGCTGGTCGACCGTCTGGGGGCTGTTCTTCATCTGCCTGCTCTACTGGGGAACAGCCACCTACGCGGCGTGGGGCGGCCTCCTGTACGACCGTGAGGTGACAGACGGCGGCGGCTTCGCTGGCGAGGGCGGGATGTCCGGCGCTGAAGCCGACGCGCTGGTCGTGCTCACGACCCAGCTCGCCGACCTCCCGACCTGGCTCGTCGGTCTTGTCGCGGCCGGTGCCGTCGCCGCAGCACTGGCGACGACCGCCGGGTTGTTCATTTCGGCGTCCTCGGCCGCCGCTCACGACATCTACACGAACCTCTACAAGGAGGACGCGACCCAGCGCGAACAGATGATCGTCGGCCGCGCCACGATCCTGGGCATCGGTGTGCTCGTCACGCTCATCGGGCTCAATCCACCGGCGCTCATCGGCGAACTGGTCGCGATGTCCTTCGCCATCGCGGGCACCGTCTTCTTCCCCGTGTTCTTCCTCGGACTCTGGTGGGAGAACACGACTCGAGAGGGAGCCCTCGCCGGGATGGTAACGGGAATCACCATCTCCTTCGGGGCGATCCTGAACGACACGGCCATCCCGATGTACACCGGGTACGAGGAGGCCGTGATCCCTGCACTCGCTACCTGGCTCCCCGGAACGTCCTCGGCGCTGGTGGGCGTGCCAGTGGTCTTCGCCGCCATTATCGTCGTCTCCATCGTCACGGAGAACCCGCCACGGCAGGTCAAGCGCCTCGTCCGCCAGTGTCACAGCCCCGAGCCGATGCACCGCATGGAATCAGCCGAAGACGCCGCCAGCGGCGGCACACCCGCAGACGACTAA
- a CDS encoding universal stress protein yields MYDTILIPTDGSDVAEHAIEHGLDIASRYEADVHALYVVDTTAMDISLGTEQVERIRRGKFGEMPEVRERAERATGTVAEMGRERDVAVTEAVVAGQPHRQIASYAADHDVDLIVMGSAGRGGIKRALLGSVAERTLRTTHRPVLVVDVHDE; encoded by the coding sequence ATGTACGACACCATCCTCATCCCGACCGACGGTAGCGACGTAGCCGAACACGCCATCGAACACGGCCTCGATATCGCCTCGAGATACGAGGCAGACGTCCACGCGCTGTACGTCGTCGACACCACGGCGATGGACATTTCGCTGGGCACCGAACAGGTCGAGCGGATCCGGCGGGGCAAGTTCGGGGAGATGCCCGAGGTTCGCGAGCGAGCGGAGCGCGCCACGGGGACGGTTGCCGAGATGGGGCGCGAACGGGACGTTGCAGTCACGGAAGCGGTCGTCGCCGGCCAGCCCCACCGCCAGATTGCCAGTTACGCCGCCGATCACGACGTCGACCTGATCGTGATGGGGTCGGCCGGCCGTGGGGGCATCAAACGCGCCCTGCTCGGCAGCGTCGCCGAGCGAACCCTCCGGACGACCCACCGGCCGGTGCTGGTGGTCGACGTCCACGACGAATAG
- a CDS encoding cupin domain-containing protein, with translation MPTVNESELEWRTYEHGEATFRRKELSGALEATGLGCSLYELPPGKRSWPYHYHTANAEALYVLSGSGLLRTPDGNEALESGDYAAFPADERGGHRVVNDGEETLRYLMLSTMTEPDVTVYPDDDKFGVYVGAPPGSRDERSLEGYYRIEDDTEYWE, from the coding sequence ATGCCAACGGTCAACGAGTCGGAACTCGAGTGGCGGACGTACGAACACGGCGAGGCGACGTTTCGGCGCAAGGAACTCTCGGGGGCGCTCGAGGCGACGGGGCTGGGCTGTAGCCTGTACGAACTACCGCCCGGGAAACGCTCGTGGCCCTATCACTACCACACGGCGAACGCGGAGGCGCTGTACGTGCTCTCCGGAAGCGGCCTCCTCCGGACGCCCGACGGGAACGAAGCGCTCGAGTCCGGGGACTACGCGGCCTTCCCGGCGGACGAACGCGGCGGCCATCGGGTCGTCAACGACGGCGAGGAGACGCTTCGATACCTCATGCTGTCGACGATGACCGAACCGGACGTGACGGTGTACCCCGACGATGACAAGTTCGGGGTCTACGTCGGCGCACCGCCGGGCAGTCGGGACGAACGGTCGCTCGAGGGGTACTATCGGATCGAGGACGATACCGAGTACTGGGAGTAA
- a CDS encoding YihY/virulence factor BrkB family protein, with the protein MDRSSALSFGRDVVAVSRERQLSVTSAGLAYHVFNTLVPFVILLLVAVTLVDSLEVALESLEADIGLEATGALETLEGVTGDGAGDRLRAAAIALVVFLWSTVRMFQATNSAFTGVYGSRKHQSFLEGIVNTSLITATVVVAVTLVGIVGVALSIVVDGTWFALVSPLVLFGLLVVAFFPTYYLFPEADVSAREVLPGTVFAAVTWTILAVGFRFYVVTADSVALFGIAGAVLLLLTWVYLGALCVLVGVVGNAVLAGRVDVDGEWVPMEELWSRYV; encoded by the coding sequence ATGGATCGCTCGAGTGCGCTTTCGTTCGGCCGGGACGTCGTCGCCGTCTCCCGCGAGCGACAGCTTTCGGTCACATCCGCGGGGCTCGCGTATCACGTGTTCAACACGCTCGTCCCGTTCGTGATCCTCCTGCTCGTCGCGGTGACGCTCGTCGACTCACTCGAGGTCGCTCTCGAGTCGCTGGAAGCCGATATCGGACTCGAGGCGACGGGGGCGCTGGAGACTCTCGAGGGCGTGACTGGCGACGGCGCGGGTGACCGCTTGCGCGCCGCCGCAATCGCGCTCGTCGTCTTCCTCTGGAGCACCGTTCGCATGTTTCAGGCGACAAACAGCGCCTTTACGGGCGTGTACGGCTCGCGCAAGCACCAGTCGTTCCTCGAGGGGATCGTCAACACCTCGCTCATCACCGCCACGGTCGTGGTTGCAGTCACGCTGGTCGGCATCGTAGGGGTAGCGCTCTCGATCGTCGTCGACGGGACGTGGTTTGCCCTGGTCAGTCCGTTGGTGCTGTTCGGACTCCTCGTCGTCGCCTTCTTCCCCACGTACTACCTGTTTCCCGAGGCCGACGTCTCCGCGCGAGAGGTGCTGCCGGGAACGGTGTTCGCGGCAGTTACCTGGACGATTCTCGCGGTCGGCTTTCGGTTCTACGTGGTCACCGCCGACAGCGTCGCCTTGTTCGGTATCGCCGGGGCTGTACTCCTGTTGCTTACGTGGGTCTACCTCGGCGCGCTCTGTGTCCTCGTGGGCGTCGTCGGCAACGCCGTCCTCGCGGGTCGCGTCGACGTCGATGGGGAGTGGGTGCCGATGGAGGAGCTCTGGTCGCGGTACGTGTGA